Proteins from one Pontibacter korlensis genomic window:
- a CDS encoding AMP-dependent synthetase/ligase, which translates to MDVTRTFDLLPYQLHHYPQPDCLAAKVNGTWQKYSTQDVQDYANQVSLGLLKLGIRKEDKVAIISFNRPEWVLVDFGIQQIGAISVPMYPTITEEDYRYIFSDAEVKAVFVSDASLYNRVVAATQGMQEIKEIYTFDEVKGAANWKEVLKLGEGGDVESLEPLKAAVKPDDVLTIIYTSGTTGNPKGVMLTHNNLISNVKGTLPYVPVDQRHRALSFLPLCHVFERMLLYLYFRIGVSIYYAESIEKVADNLKEVKPHLFTTVPRLLEKVYDKIVATGMELTGVKRKLFFWALELGLNYDTQKDQGWWYNKQLDLANKIIFSKWREALGGNIRVIVSGGAALQPRLARVFWSANIRVMEGYGLTETSPVIAVNRYEPENNMIGTVGLAIDGVEIKIAEDGEILTRGPHVMKGYYKKPELTKEVIDKDGWFHTGDIGEMIDGKYLKITDRKKEMFKTSGGKYVAPQPIENKLKESVVIEQVMIVGDGRKYASALIVPSFMGLQDWANHKGIKYTTDEEMIKHPEVIAKYKRELEKANEGLAQYETVKKFALIPKLWTVESGELTPTLKVKRKIITANYKDVIESLY; encoded by the coding sequence AACCAGGTGAGCCTGGGGCTGCTAAAGCTGGGTATCAGGAAAGAAGACAAGGTGGCAATCATCTCGTTTAACCGCCCGGAGTGGGTGTTGGTAGATTTTGGTATCCAACAGATAGGTGCAATTAGTGTGCCTATGTACCCAACCATTACGGAGGAGGACTACCGTTATATTTTCAGCGATGCCGAAGTAAAGGCCGTGTTTGTGTCAGATGCCTCTTTGTACAACAGAGTAGTGGCTGCAACACAAGGCATGCAAGAGATCAAGGAAATCTACACCTTTGATGAGGTAAAGGGAGCCGCCAACTGGAAAGAGGTACTGAAATTAGGCGAGGGTGGAGATGTAGAGTCGCTCGAGCCGCTAAAGGCTGCTGTTAAGCCAGACGATGTATTAACGATTATTTATACTTCTGGTACAACTGGCAATCCTAAGGGAGTTATGCTGACGCACAACAACCTGATAAGCAACGTGAAGGGAACACTGCCTTATGTACCAGTAGACCAACGCCACCGTGCGCTGAGCTTCTTGCCGTTATGCCACGTGTTTGAGCGCATGTTGCTCTACCTGTACTTCCGTATCGGAGTTTCTATATATTATGCCGAGAGTATAGAAAAAGTAGCTGACAACCTGAAAGAGGTAAAACCGCACCTGTTTACCACAGTGCCGCGCCTGCTGGAGAAAGTATATGATAAGATTGTGGCCACAGGTATGGAGCTGACAGGAGTAAAACGCAAGTTGTTCTTCTGGGCGCTGGAGCTAGGGCTGAACTACGACACGCAGAAAGACCAGGGTTGGTGGTACAACAAGCAGTTGGACCTGGCTAACAAAATCATCTTTAGCAAGTGGCGCGAAGCGCTGGGAGGCAACATACGCGTAATCGTTTCGGGAGGTGCAGCTTTGCAACCGCGCCTGGCACGTGTATTCTGGTCGGCTAACATTCGGGTGATGGAAGGCTATGGATTAACGGAGACGTCTCCGGTAATCGCAGTGAATCGCTATGAGCCGGAAAACAATATGATTGGTACAGTAGGACTTGCCATCGACGGCGTAGAGATAAAAATAGCCGAAGACGGAGAGATTCTGACGCGTGGCCCTCATGTAATGAAAGGCTACTATAAAAAGCCAGAGCTAACCAAAGAGGTAATTGATAAGGATGGCTGGTTCCATACTGGCGATATCGGCGAAATGATTGATGGCAAATACCTGAAGATCACAGACCGCAAGAAAGAGATGTTTAAAACTTCTGGCGGTAAGTATGTGGCACCTCAGCCAATTGAGAATAAGCTGAAAGAGTCGGTGGTGATAGAGCAGGTAATGATTGTGGGCGATGGCCGTAAGTATGCTTCTGCGCTGATCGTGCCGTCTTTCATGGGTCTACAGGACTGGGCTAACCACAAGGGTATTAAGTATACTACAGATGAGGAGATGATTAAGCATCCGGAGGTAATAGCCAAGTATAAGCGCGAGCTTGAAAAAGCGAACGAAGGCTTAGCACAATATGAAACAGTTAAGAAGTTTGCACTCATCCCTAAGCTGTGGACGGTGGAAAGCGGTGAACTGACACCAACCCTTAAGGTAAAGCGCAAGATCATTACGGCCAATTACAAAGACGTTATTGAAAGCCTGTACTAA